Proteins found in one Gemmatimonadales bacterium genomic segment:
- a CDS encoding MlaD family protein, whose protein sequence is MELRYRREAAVGFFILVAAAIFVYLLLWLKNTSLRTGELVRTTFDDVVGLKEGDPVRTSGVTVGRVRKVELDAPGQVSVYLELSQGGQAKRDARAAVKALDFFGARYVDYQPGTASEPLDSLIRGTRDQDLSEMAAGLSDRGRELLANTTEMFAPSTTHELRAVLVQARRSLQQLGNAGQAPSQELTRALVSLRQVFQRMDLLLARNTTPATETMGHMRDASASLAQVTSTLTRTSATLDSLMTKINSGRGAVGQLFNDTTIVGDLRRTNTALADLLTDFKANPGRYIHVSVF, encoded by the coding sequence ATGGAGTTGCGCTACCGGCGGGAGGCCGCGGTCGGTTTCTTCATCCTCGTCGCGGCGGCGATATTCGTCTATCTGCTGCTGTGGCTGAAGAACACGTCGCTGCGGACGGGCGAGCTGGTACGCACCACGTTCGACGACGTGGTGGGGCTCAAGGAGGGCGACCCGGTCCGGACTTCAGGTGTCACCGTCGGCAGGGTGAGAAAGGTAGAGCTCGACGCGCCGGGACAGGTCTCGGTCTATCTGGAGCTGAGCCAGGGCGGGCAGGCCAAACGGGACGCCAGGGCGGCGGTGAAGGCCCTCGACTTCTTCGGCGCGCGGTATGTCGATTACCAGCCCGGCACGGCGAGCGAGCCGCTGGACTCGCTGATCCGCGGGACGCGGGACCAGGACCTGTCGGAGATGGCGGCGGGACTCTCGGATCGGGGGCGCGAGCTGCTCGCGAACACCACGGAGATGTTCGCTCCCTCCACGACCCACGAGCTGCGCGCGGTGCTGGTCCAGGCGCGGCGGTCGCTCCAGCAGCTCGGCAACGCGGGCCAGGCCCCGTCGCAGGAGCTGACCCGGGCGCTGGTCAGCCTGCGCCAGGTGTTCCAGCGGATGGACCTCCTCCTGGCCCGGAACACGACGCCGGCCACCGAGACGATGGGTCACATGCGCGACGCCAGCGCGAGCCTGGCTCAGGTCACTTCGACGCTGACGCGCACCAGCGCAACCCTCGACTCGCTCATGACGAAGATCAACAGCGGGCGCGGCGCCGTGGGCCAGCTTTTCAACGACACCACGATCGTCGGGGACCTGCGGCGCACCAACACGGCGCTCGCCGACCTGCTCACCGACTTCAAGGCCAACCCCGGCCGCTATA